A genomic window from Longimicrobiaceae bacterium includes:
- a CDS encoding pyridoxal phosphate-dependent aminotransferase, with protein MNPLLARIAPSLIRAINARKQPGDVDLGLGEPTLHPDPAAFEAALAWVRENGCPYSPNAGYGALREAIATYHAHPGKTEAANVCITVGSEEAIYLAIKTVLDPARDEVLIVEPCYLAYPKICVMEGIRHRTVALSADDGFAPCAATLLEAMGPDTRMIILSTPSNPTGRVWPAAELEALARGLAERPGPPVYVLSDEVYRELYYTPEPPVSIAAYHPDTLVAGSLSKSNALTGLRLGWLIGPAEVIAEAVKVHQLVNTASSTFSEQVALAIFRQDGGLRAQRPLYARRREMLLRLAHEHGVPHLAPEGAFYCMVMLPPALAAASVDAAERLLVERRVVTVPGRAFGESAEGWLRLSWVATPEMLAQGMQRIGDFFREVEQSGSSGAAR; from the coding sequence ATGAACCCGCTCCTCGCGCGCATCGCACCGTCGCTCATCCGCGCCATCAACGCGCGCAAGCAGCCCGGCGACGTGGACCTGGGCCTCGGCGAGCCCACGCTGCACCCCGACCCCGCCGCGTTCGAGGCCGCGCTGGCGTGGGTGCGCGAGAACGGCTGCCCGTACTCGCCCAACGCGGGCTACGGCGCCCTGCGCGAAGCCATCGCCACATACCACGCGCACCCCGGGAAGACGGAGGCGGCGAACGTCTGCATCACGGTGGGCTCGGAAGAGGCGATCTACCTCGCGATCAAGACGGTGCTGGACCCGGCCCGCGACGAGGTGCTGATTGTGGAGCCGTGTTACCTGGCGTATCCCAAGATCTGCGTGATGGAAGGCATCCGGCACCGCACCGTGGCGCTGTCGGCGGACGACGGGTTCGCGCCCTGCGCCGCCACGCTGCTGGAGGCGATGGGGCCGGACACGCGCATGATCATCCTCAGCACTCCGTCGAACCCCACCGGCCGCGTGTGGCCCGCGGCGGAGCTGGAGGCGCTGGCGCGCGGGCTGGCGGAGCGCCCCGGGCCTCCGGTGTACGTGCTGTCGGACGAGGTGTACCGCGAGCTGTACTACACGCCCGAGCCGCCCGTCTCCATCGCCGCCTACCATCCCGACACGCTGGTCGCCGGGTCGCTCTCCAAGAGCAACGCGCTCACCGGCCTGCGCCTGGGCTGGCTCATCGGCCCGGCGGAGGTGATCGCCGAGGCGGTGAAGGTGCACCAGCTGGTCAACACCGCGTCCAGCACCTTCTCCGAGCAGGTCGCGCTCGCGATCTTCCGCCAGGACGGCGGGCTCCGGGCGCAGCGTCCGCTCTACGCCCGCCGCCGCGAGATGCTGCTGCGGCTGGCGCACGAGCACGGCGTGCCGCACCTGGCGCCGGAGGGCGCGTTCTACTGCATGGTGATGCTCCCCCCGGCCCTCGCCGCCGCCTCGGTCGATGCGGCGGAGCGGCTGCTGGTGGAGCGGCGCGTGGTCACCGTCCCTGGCCGCGCCTTCGGCGAGAGCGCCGAGGGCTGGCTCCGCCTCTCCTGGGTCGCCACCCCGGAGATGCTCGCCCAGGGCATGCAGCGCATCGGGGACTTCTTCCGCGAAGTCGAGCAGTCCGGAAGTTCCGGCGCGGCGCGCTGA